The following is a genomic window from Actinomycetota bacterium.
TGTGAAGAAGCTCGCTCTCCTGGCTGTGCTCCTGCTCGCCCCCCTGCTGCCGGCCGCCCCGGCGCGGTCGGCGGCGCTCGAGCTTGTCGGGGACGAGGTGCTGTCCGCCGACGGGCGGCTTCACGAGCTCACGCTCGCCAGTCCGGCTCTCGAACGGCAGACGAAGGTCCGGGTCCTGCTGCCGGCGGCCTACGGCGCCGACGGCCGGAGGTTCCCCGTGTTCTTCCTGCTGCACGGAGCAGGAGACAACCACGCTCGCTGGACCAACGTCACCGACGTCGAGGAGCTCACGGCGGACAAGAACCTGATCGTCGTCATGCCCGACGGCGGCAGCGGCAGCAACTCTGGCTGGTATTCGGACGGAGTCGCCGGTCCGGCCTGGGCGACCTACCACATCGGCGAACTTCTTCCTTTCATCGACTCCCACTACGACACCGTCGGCACCCGCGAGGGCCGCGCCATCGCCGGACTGTCCATCGGAGGGTTCGGGGCCATGTCCTACGCGGCACGGCACCCGGACCTGTTCGGCGTCGCAGGCTCCTTCTCCGGACTCGTCGACTCCACCCTGGCGGGTCCGGCCCAGGCCGCGGCGTACGCCGCGCTCAACGAGCGTTACGGGACGCCCGACAACCGCGTGTGGGGTGACTACTCCACAAACGAGCTGACCTGGCGCGAGCACAACCCGCCGGACCTTTCGACCAACCTGCGGAACACGGTTCTGTCGCTTGCGACCGGCAACGGTGTCCCCATGCCGAACGACCCGCCACTGAGCGTGCCGGCGGAGGCCGCCCTGTACCCCATGAACCAGTCCCTGCACGCGGACCTGACGCTGGAGGGCAAAAACCACGTCTGGCGGGACCGCGGCTACGGGACCCACGAGTGGAACTACTGGCAGGCCGACCTGCACGCGTTCGTGAACGACGTCCTGATGCCGGCATTGGATCGGCCTCCGGCCCGGCCCCCGTGGTTCTCCTACCGCAGCGCGAGGGACTCTTTCGCCGTGTGGGGCTGGTCGTTCCAGGCGCAGCGTCAGGCTCGCGAGTTCGTGGACGTGACCGACGCCTCCGCCGGCGGCCTCACCGCCCGCGGCAGCGGGTCGCTGCGGGTGACGACACCGGGGCTGTACACGCCGGGGGCCGAGTACGAGGTGCAGTCAGACTGGTCGAAGGTGGGCGGCTCCCACGAGTCTTCGGCGGGGCCCGTCGTGGCCGATGCGTCCGGCAGGCTCACCTACACGGTGGACCTCGGCCCCCCGCACAAGTTCCAGCAGTACACGCGGGAAGCCGTCCTGGACGAGGCCCTGGCCGGTCCGGACCACTGGCGAACAGTGAAGGTCACGATCGTCCGTCCGGTCCCGTAGCGGCGACACTGGCAACCTGACTTAGTCCCCTCTCCGGGAGAAACAGTGACCAGACCGTCCGTCCGGGAACGCCTGCGGTACCGGTTCGACAGCTTCATGTCCCGCGGCACCCCCGCGCTGGTCGGCGGACTGGCGCTGGTGTCGCTGTCGATAGTCCTGGCGGTCGCCACCTTCGTCGCGGTCACCGGCGCGGCTCGCTCACGGGAGCCGGGGGTCGGGTTCCCGACGCTTCTGTGGCGCAGCCTCATGCGCACGCTGGACCCGGGCACGATGGGAGGCGACGAGGGGACGGCGCTTTACCTGGCCTCCATGCTGGCCGTGACGCTGGGCGGGATCTTCGTGATCAGCGCGCTGATCGGAGTCCTTTCGACAGGGTTGGAAGCCCGCCTGGCGCAGCTTCGCAAGGGACGCTCCCGCGTCCTGGAGCACGGACACACCGTCGTCCTCGGCTGGTCGCAGGCGGCGCTGACGGTTCTGTCCGAGCTGGTGGTGGCCAATGCCAACCAGAGGCGGTCGTGCGTGGTGGTCCTGGCCGACCGGGACAAGGTCGAGATGGAAGAGGAGATCGCCGCGAAGCTGCCCGACTGCGGCCGGACCAGGATCGTCGTCCGCCACGGCTCCCCCATGGACCAGCGCGACATCGACATCGCAAGCGTGCAGACGTCCAGGTCGATCGTCGTGCTGGCCCCCGAGGTCGGGGACCCCGACGCGCAGGTGATCAAGACTCTGCTGGCGATCATCAACGACCCGGACCGGCGGCCGGACCCGTACCACGTCGTCGTCCAGCTGCACGAGGCGGCCAACATCGAGGTGGCCCGGATGATCGCCGGGAACGAAGTCGAGGTCGTGGACGGCGACTCCGTCATCGCGCGCATCACCGCCCAGGCGTGCCGCCAGTCCGGACTCTCTTCGGTCTATGCCGAGCTGCTGGACTTCGCCGGAGACGAGATCTACGTGGCACCCGTCCAGGGACTGCAGGGCCGCACTTTCGCCGACGCCCTGCTCGCTTTCGAGGACGCAGCCGTCATCGGGCTGCTGTCCGACGGCCGGCCACTGCTCAACCCGCCCATGGACTCGGCGATCAAGGCCGACGACCGCGTGATCGCGATCGCGCCGGACGACGACAGGATCCGCACCTCCCCCCGGCCCCCGCAGATTCACACGAATGCCATTCGCGAGGCCACGCCCGTTGCCGGAGCCCCGGAGCGGACGCTGCTCCTGGGGTGGAACCGGCGGGCATCGGCGATCCTGCGCGAGTTGGACGGCTACGTCGCGCCGGGGTCCGAGTGCCTCGTCGTGTCGGCAGTGCCGGCCGACGGGCAGCGCGAACCGCTCACCAACACGGCGCTGTCCGTCCGCGAAGCCGACACGACCGAC
Proteins encoded in this region:
- a CDS encoding alpha/beta hydrolase family protein, with amino-acid sequence MKKLALLAVLLLAPLLPAAPARSAALELVGDEVLSADGRLHELTLASPALERQTKVRVLLPAAYGADGRRFPVFFLLHGAGDNHARWTNVTDVEELTADKNLIVVMPDGGSGSNSGWYSDGVAGPAWATYHIGELLPFIDSHYDTVGTREGRAIAGLSIGGFGAMSYAARHPDLFGVAGSFSGLVDSTLAGPAQAAAYAALNERYGTPDNRVWGDYSTNELTWREHNPPDLSTNLRNTVLSLATGNGVPMPNDPPLSVPAEAALYPMNQSLHADLTLEGKNHVWRDRGYGTHEWNYWQADLHAFVNDVLMPALDRPPARPPWFSYRSARDSFAVWGWSFQAQRQAREFVDVTDASAGGLTARGSGSLRVTTPGLYTPGAEYEVQSDWSKVGGSHESSAGPVVADASGRLTYTVDLGPPHKFQQYTREAVLDEALAGPDHWRTVKVTIVRPVP
- a CDS encoding potassium transporter TrkA, producing the protein MTRPSVRERLRYRFDSFMSRGTPALVGGLALVSLSIVLAVATFVAVTGAARSREPGVGFPTLLWRSLMRTLDPGTMGGDEGTALYLASMLAVTLGGIFVISALIGVLSTGLEARLAQLRKGRSRVLEHGHTVVLGWSQAALTVLSELVVANANQRRSCVVVLADRDKVEMEEEIAAKLPDCGRTRIVVRHGSPMDQRDIDIASVQTSRSIVVLAPEVGDPDAQVIKTLLAIINDPDRRPDPYHVVVQLHEAANIEVARMIAGNEVEVVDGDSVIARITAQACRQSGLSSVYAELLDFAGDEIYVAPVQGLQGRTFADALLAFEDAAVIGLLSDGRPLLNPPMDSAIKADDRVIAIAPDDDRIRTSPRPPQIHTNAIREATPVAGAPERTLLLGWNRRASAILRELDGYVAPGSECLVVSAVPADGQREPLTNTALSVREADTTDRRVLDALDAPSFDHVIVLCYSEALESQQADARTLVTLLHLRDIASKSQGTFSLVSEMMDVRNRDLAEAARADDFIVSNRLVSLLVTQISENKHLGAIFRDLFDEQGAEIYLKPAADYVATGSPVNFATIVHAALIRGEVAIGLRHASAASDSARHYGVSLNPPKGAEVTLSEDDRVIVLSNT